In the genome of Erinaceus europaeus chromosome 8, mEriEur2.1, whole genome shotgun sequence, one region contains:
- the ARHGEF35 gene encoding rho guanine nucleotide exchange factor 35: MAAEEPQPAGASTSIPARAEFHVNPKTLLRSSQSPALRHEAQDPPSEPSRGLSPLETRPSDFQDVSDCVAESMPSFPKEASTEVETHQENLGTEACDTPECQEAGSPSLVSRQSTARTLMFPELWMEQDPLGGLEVQLTSELTPLTLVSDQDEDEGGGGREEGEGEVVAASPDPSAQTILDPSQEGQPDGTHQPRDPEGASVRAGFEQPWIGGQESQEQEEAWGLQEQRQVEARLQGEGTSGGDVCAGGLVREEEGGHRLEGEQRQEVKQEQDGEVLVNLEGERFSGKVDSVCEDGKGPRGGQKRAWWELHRRRSKT; the protein is encoded by the exons ATGGCGGCTGAGGAACCTCAACCCGCAGGAGCCTCAACTTCCATTCCTGCCAGAGCAGAATTCCATGTGAACCCCAAAACTCTCCTGAGAAGCAGCCAGTCCCCAGCCTTGAGACACGAAGCTCAAGACCCACCTTCTGAGCCTTCACGGGGACTCAGCCCTTTGGAGACGCGACCGAGCGATTTCCAGGATGTGAGTGACTGTGTAGCAGAGAGCATGCCCTCCTTCCCCAAGGAAGCCTCCACAGAAGTGGAGACCCACCAGGAAAACCTTGGGACTGAGGCCTGTGACACCCCAGAGTGTCAGGAGGCAGGGTCCCCAAGCCTGGTGAGCAGACAGTCCACAGCCAGGACACTGATGTTTCCAGAGCTCTGGATGGAGCAGGACCCTCTTGGTGGGCTGGAGGTACAGTTAACATCGGAACTCACACCTCTGACACTTGTTTCTGACCAAGatgaagatgaaggaggaggaggaagagaagaaggagaaggagaagtagtagCAGCTTCTCCAGACCCCTCTGCTCAAACCATACTTGATCCTTCCCAAGAAGGGCAACCTGATGGGACTCATCAGCCTAGGGACCCTGAAGGTGCAAGTGTCAGGGCAGGGTTTGAGCAGCCGTGGATAGGAGGCCAAGAAAGTCAAGAGCAAGAAGAGGCCTGGGGACTGCAGGAGCAGAGGCAAGTAGAGGCGAGGCTTCAGGGAGAAGGGACGTCAGGAGGGGATGTCTGTGCAGGTGGACTTgtaagagaagaggaaggaggacatCGTCTAGAGGGAGAGCAGaggcaggaggtgaagcaggagcAAGATGGCGAGGTGCTTGTGAATCTCGAAGGAGAGAGATTCAGTGGGAAAGTGGACAGTGTGTGTGAGGACG GGAAAGGACCCAGAGGAGGCCAGAAGAGAGCTTGGTGGGAGCTCCACAGGAGGAGAAGCAAAACTTAG
- the ARHGEF5 gene encoding rho guanine nucleotide exchange factor 5 isoform X1 → MQIDGLGEAGWSKEVPETGEPLQGVGRKEEGEEHDGPSTLPLGPPAVSSPCEDHCPPIPGIPGIRTTPRPEALSPPPNPELGGGLHPSISLAGSYPAGESPNQETDQGSQEEGFRLRQGPLSGQGTKLASLCPPALPPRMPDSITHSPHEVSVCTPASPSASSSLTIPLRKPSPAVCSPETSRTSLSSDSPSPYGASEMPLSALHGFLATETLMDPWTMRQSPQNNSMGTVPHLRSKSFPGSHRAGSAPDLAGTPFSSSHSELPQKPPKPASYDSAVPRRDRKIRGHGCIIPESQSLLTTLGQDPGEFPSHPERPSSPLNPAFIPHSLACGSSPNSVTMDSNNCHPYSPRTWEKRYSLPSTVQTDRQLNMMGPTLKRCHHPPPLTLITRPHAPAKGPLPQAPDPLVARQLRPLPSTPDNPHHVPASFSPKLRYNKPLPPTPDLPQHPGSSASSPRIYKPLPPLPILEPPSEAPPLPPKTRGRSMSTLGGLLQPSQPSPKPVHQEWTVPSPHSAERTSWPPATSRTTEALVPSGWTKSEAASVLAFSNMTNLMMPSSPSTPWTQAEPGSSEESETHAHGSPRKTTTQKSANSLRRSEMGRARPEDRPSHPQLEKSSSWPHRRDPGRARDASTSGQSSVPSEGANKQKSWNRQGLRRPSILPEGMTDAKSFIMEKSPSAADTIVFREKKPKEMKAGFARRCSKLINSYSPSLSPPESSPLHHRPTCLLHSLAQLLYQEYSDEALNKEIQSQQRLDSIAEEPGPASPRQPRKGLVSSESYLQRLSMVSSASLWQEIPLVRNSAVLLSMTHSDQKLQEAKFELIVSEASYLRSLHIAVDHFQHSSQLRATLSNQEHQWLFSRLQDVREVSTTFLSDLEENFENNIFTFQVCDVVLHHAPHFRRVYLPYVTNQTYQERTFQNLLSNNSSFREVLEKLESDPVCQRLSLKSFLILPFQRITRLKLLLQNILKRTQPGSSEEAEATKAHHALEELIRDCNSSVQKMHRTEELIHLSQKIEFECKIFPLISQSRWLVKSGELMALEFIVSPGLRRKLNTRPIHLHLFNDCLLLSRPREGSRFLVFDHAPFSSIRGEKCEMKLHGHHKNLFRLFLLHNTQGTQSEFLFSTETQSEKLRWLSALATPREELDLLECYDSPQVQCLRAYKPRENDELALEKADVVMVTQQSSDGWLEGMRLSDGERGWFPVQQVEFISNPEVCVRNLKEAQRVKTAKLQLVEQQT, encoded by the exons ATGCAGATAGATGGGCTAGGGGAGGCAGGGTGGAGCAAGGAGGTACCAGAGACAGGGGAACCCCTGCAGGGAGTGggcagaaaggaagagggagaggaacatgATGGTCCTTCCACACTGCCTCTGGGGCCCCCTGCGGTTTCTTCTCCTTGTGAGGACCACTGTCCCCCCATACCTGGAATTCCTGGGATCAGGACAACACCCAGGCCTGAGGCACTGTCTCCACCTCCAAACCCAGAGCTGGGAGGAGGGCTGCACCCATCCATATCTTTAGCTGGCTCCTaccctgctggggagtcacccAACCAAGAAACAGACCAGGGCAGCCAGGAAGAGGGGTTCAGGCTGAGACAGGGGCCTTTATCTGGTCAGGGGACCAAGCTGGCCTCTCTCTGTCCACCTGCACTCCCTCCAAGGATGCCAGATTCAATTACTCACAGTCCCCATGAAGTTTCTGTGTGCACCCCCGCCTCACCATCTGCCAGCAGCTCCCTGACCATTCCTCTGAGGAAGCCTTCTCCTGCTGTCTGTTCTCCAGAAACTTCCAGAACTTCTCTGTCATCTGACAGCCCATCTCCTTATGGGGCTTCTGAGATGCCCCTGTCTGCCCTCCATGGCTTCCTTGCTACAGAGACCCTCATGGACCCCTGGACTATGCGTCAGAGCCCCCAGAACAACAGCATGGGGACAGTACCTCATCTGAGGAGCAAGTCCTTCCCAGGTTCCCACAGGGCAGGGTCTGCTCCAGACCTGGCGGGCACACCCTTTTCCTCCTCCCACTCCGAGTTGCCCCAGAAGCCCCCCAAGCCTGCCAGCTATGACTCTGCTGTCCCCAGGAGGGATAGGAAAATCAGAGGGCATGGTTGCATCATCCCAGAATCTCAGAGTCTACTCACAACTCTGGGGCAGGACCCAGGAGAATTCCCCTCACATCCGGAAAGACCCAGCTCCCCATTGAATCCGGCTTTTATCCCACACTCTTTGGCCTGTGGGTCTTCCCCAAACTCTGTCACCATGGATTCCAACAATTGTCACCCTTACAGTCCCCGTACCTGGGAGAAGAGGTATTCCCTGCCCTCCActgtgcagacagacagacaattgAATATGATGGGCCCCACCCTGAAGCGGTGTCACCACCCTCCTCCGCTGACTCTGATCACCAGACCACACGCCCCTGCAAAAGGCCCGCTTCCCCAGGCTCCTGACCCCCTGGTGGCAAGGCAACTACGACCTCTGCCCTCTACCCCAGACAACCCCCATCATGTCCCGGCTTCTTTCTCCCCCAAGCTGAGGTACAACAAGCCACTGCCACCCACTCCGGATCTGCCCCAACATCCTGGTTCCTCAGCCAGCAGCCCAAGGATCTACAAGCCTCTGCCCCCCCTCCCTATCCTAGAGCCACCCTCTGAAGCACCCCCACTGCCCCCCAAGACCAGGGGGAGGAGCATGAGCACTCTGGGAGGACTCCTCCAGCCAAGTCAGCCCAGCCCAAAGCCGGTTCATCAGGAGTGGACGGTGCCCAGCCCACATTCTGCAGAAAGGACCTCCTGGCCCCCCGCCACCAGCAGGACCACGGAAGCTTTGGTCCCCTCAGGTTGGACTAAGAGTGAGGCGGCCTCTGTTCTGGCCTTCAGCAACATGACAAACCTGATGATGccatcctccccctccaccccctggaCTCAGGCTGAACCAGGTTCCTCTGAAGAATCAGAGACCCACGCCCATGGTAGCCCGAGGAAGACGACCACTCAGAAGTCAGCCAACAGCCTGAGGAGGTCGGAAATGGGCCGAGCAAGGCCTGAGGACAGACCCAGTCATCCCCAACTGGAGAAGTCATCCAGCTGGCCCCACCGGCGGGACCCGGGGAGAGCACGTGATGCCAGCACCAGTGGGCAGAGCAGTGTTCCCAGTGAGGGAGCCAATAAGCAAAAGAGCTGGAACCGACAGGGCCTGCGTAGACCTTCCATCCTGCCTGAAGGCATGACGG ATGCCAAGAGTTTCATCATGGAAAAATCTCCCAGTGCTGCAGACACCATTGTTTTCCG GGAGAAGAAACCGAAGGAGATGAAGGCTGGTTTTGCCAGACGCTGCTCGAAGCTCATCAACTCTT ACTCACCGTCCCTTTCTCCTCCCGaatcctctcccctccaccaccGTCCCACGTGTCTCCTTCACTCCTTAGCCCAGTTGCTCTACCAGGAGTACAGCGACGAAGCTCTGAACAAGGAGATTCAGAGCCAGCAGAGGCTGGACAGTATAGCAGAAGAGCCTGGGCCTGCCTCGCCTCGACAGCCCCGCAAGGGCCTGGTCTCATCTGAGTCTTACCTGCAGCGTCTCTCCATGGTCTCCAGCGCCTCCCTCTGGCAGGAAATCCCCTTAGTGCGCAATAGTGCCGTGCTGCTCTCCATGACCCACTCAGATCAGAAGCTGCAGGAG GCCAAATTCGAGCTGATTGTGTCTGAGGCCTCATACCTACGCAGCCTCCATATAGCTGTGGACCACTTCCAACACTCCTCCCAGCTCCGGGCCACCCTCTCCAATCAGGAGCACCAGTGGCTCTTTTCTCGTCTGCAGGACGTGCGAGAAGTCAGCACCAC GTTCCTTTCAGACCTGGAGGAGAACTTCGAGAACAACATCTTCACTTTCCAAGTGTGTGATGTCGTCTTGCACCACGCCCCCCACTTCCGACGCGTCTACCTTCCATATGTCACCAACCAGACCTACCAGGAGCGCACCTTCCAGAACCTTCT GAGTAACAACAGCAGTTTCCGAGAGGTCTTGGAGAAACTCGAGAGTGACCCCGTGTGCCAACGCCTTTCCCTCAAGTCCTTCCTGATTCTGCCCTTCCAGCGCATTACCCGCCTGAAACTGCTGCTCCAG AACATTCTCAAGAGGACACAGCCTGGCTCCTCAGAAGAAGCAGAGGCCACTAAGGCACATCACGCCCTGGAAGAG CTGATCCGAGATTGTAACAGCAGTGTCCAGAAAATGCACCGGACTGAGGAGCTCATCCACCTGAGCCAGAAGATTGAGTTTGAGTGCAAA ATATTCCCGCTCATTTCTCAGTCACGCTGGCTGGTGAAGAGTGGAGAGTTGATGGCCCTTGAGTTCATTGTCTCCCCAGGGCTTCGAAGGAAGCTGAACACACGCCCCATCCACCTGCATCTCTTCAATGACTGTCTGCTGCTGTCTCGGCCACGAGA GGGAAGCCGATTCCTGGTATTTGACCACGCTCCCTTCTCGTCCATCCGGGGCGAAAAGTGTGAAATGAAGCTGCACGGGCATCACAAAAATCTCTTCCGCCTTTTCCTGCTGCACAACACACAAGGCACCCAGTCCGAGTTCCTCTTCAGCACCGAGACTCA aagtgAGAAGCTTCGCTGGCTCTCAGCTCTGGCCACACCAAGAGAAGAATTGGACCTTCTAGAATGCTACG ACTCCCCTCAAGTCCAGTGCCTTCGAGCCTACAAACCCCGGGAGAACGACGAGTTGGCACTGGAGAAGGCTGATGTCGTGATGGTGACCCAGCAAAGCAGTGATG GTTGGCTGGAAGGCATGAGGCTCTCTGATGGGGAGCGAGGCTGGTTCCCTGTACAGCAAGTAGAGTTCATTTCCAACCCAGAAGTCTGTGTGCGGAATCTGAAGGAAGCCCAGCGTGTCAAAACCGCCAAACTGCAGCTGGTAGAGCAGCAGACCTAG
- the ARHGEF5 gene encoding rho guanine nucleotide exchange factor 5 isoform X2 gives MQIDGLGEAGWSKEVPETGEPLQGVGRKEEGEEHDGPSTLPLGPPAVSSPCEDHCPPIPGIPGIRTTPRPEALSPPPNPELGGGLHPSISLAGSYPAGESPNQETDQGSQEEGFRLRQGPLSGQGTKLASLCPPALPPRMPDSITHSPHEVSVCTPASPSASSSLTIPLRKPSPAVCSPETSRTSLSSDSPSPYGASEMPLSALHGFLATETLMDPWTMRQSPQNNSMGTVPHLRSKSFPGSHRAGSAPDLAGTPFSSSHSELPQKPPKPASYDSAVPRRDRKIRGHGCIIPESQSLLTTLGQDPGEFPSHPERPSSPLNPAFIPHSLACGSSPNSVTMDSNNCHPYSPRTWEKRYSLPSTVQTDRQLNMMGPTLKRCHHPPPLTLITRPHAPAKGPLPQAPDPLVARQLRPLPSTPDNPHHVPASFSPKLRYNKPLPPTPDLPQHPGSSASSPRIYKPLPPLPILEPPSEAPPLPPKTRGRSMSTLGGLLQPSQPSPKPVHQEWTVPSPHSAERTSWPPATSRTTEALVPSGWTKSEAASVLAFSNMTNLMMPSSPSTPWTQAEPGSSEESETHAHGSPRKTTTQKSANSLRRSEMGRARPEDRPSHPQLEKSSSWPHRRDPGRARDASTSGQSSVPSEGANKQKSWNRQGLRRPSILPEGMTDAKSFIMEKSPSAADTIVFREKKPKEMKAGFARRCSKLINSSQLLYQEYSDEALNKEIQSQQRLDSIAEEPGPASPRQPRKGLVSSESYLQRLSMVSSASLWQEIPLVRNSAVLLSMTHSDQKLQEAKFELIVSEASYLRSLHIAVDHFQHSSQLRATLSNQEHQWLFSRLQDVREVSTTFLSDLEENFENNIFTFQVCDVVLHHAPHFRRVYLPYVTNQTYQERTFQNLLSNNSSFREVLEKLESDPVCQRLSLKSFLILPFQRITRLKLLLQNILKRTQPGSSEEAEATKAHHALEELIRDCNSSVQKMHRTEELIHLSQKIEFECKIFPLISQSRWLVKSGELMALEFIVSPGLRRKLNTRPIHLHLFNDCLLLSRPREGSRFLVFDHAPFSSIRGEKCEMKLHGHHKNLFRLFLLHNTQGTQSEFLFSTETQSEKLRWLSALATPREELDLLECYDSPQVQCLRAYKPRENDELALEKADVVMVTQQSSDGWLEGMRLSDGERGWFPVQQVEFISNPEVCVRNLKEAQRVKTAKLQLVEQQT, from the exons ATGCAGATAGATGGGCTAGGGGAGGCAGGGTGGAGCAAGGAGGTACCAGAGACAGGGGAACCCCTGCAGGGAGTGggcagaaaggaagagggagaggaacatgATGGTCCTTCCACACTGCCTCTGGGGCCCCCTGCGGTTTCTTCTCCTTGTGAGGACCACTGTCCCCCCATACCTGGAATTCCTGGGATCAGGACAACACCCAGGCCTGAGGCACTGTCTCCACCTCCAAACCCAGAGCTGGGAGGAGGGCTGCACCCATCCATATCTTTAGCTGGCTCCTaccctgctggggagtcacccAACCAAGAAACAGACCAGGGCAGCCAGGAAGAGGGGTTCAGGCTGAGACAGGGGCCTTTATCTGGTCAGGGGACCAAGCTGGCCTCTCTCTGTCCACCTGCACTCCCTCCAAGGATGCCAGATTCAATTACTCACAGTCCCCATGAAGTTTCTGTGTGCACCCCCGCCTCACCATCTGCCAGCAGCTCCCTGACCATTCCTCTGAGGAAGCCTTCTCCTGCTGTCTGTTCTCCAGAAACTTCCAGAACTTCTCTGTCATCTGACAGCCCATCTCCTTATGGGGCTTCTGAGATGCCCCTGTCTGCCCTCCATGGCTTCCTTGCTACAGAGACCCTCATGGACCCCTGGACTATGCGTCAGAGCCCCCAGAACAACAGCATGGGGACAGTACCTCATCTGAGGAGCAAGTCCTTCCCAGGTTCCCACAGGGCAGGGTCTGCTCCAGACCTGGCGGGCACACCCTTTTCCTCCTCCCACTCCGAGTTGCCCCAGAAGCCCCCCAAGCCTGCCAGCTATGACTCTGCTGTCCCCAGGAGGGATAGGAAAATCAGAGGGCATGGTTGCATCATCCCAGAATCTCAGAGTCTACTCACAACTCTGGGGCAGGACCCAGGAGAATTCCCCTCACATCCGGAAAGACCCAGCTCCCCATTGAATCCGGCTTTTATCCCACACTCTTTGGCCTGTGGGTCTTCCCCAAACTCTGTCACCATGGATTCCAACAATTGTCACCCTTACAGTCCCCGTACCTGGGAGAAGAGGTATTCCCTGCCCTCCActgtgcagacagacagacaattgAATATGATGGGCCCCACCCTGAAGCGGTGTCACCACCCTCCTCCGCTGACTCTGATCACCAGACCACACGCCCCTGCAAAAGGCCCGCTTCCCCAGGCTCCTGACCCCCTGGTGGCAAGGCAACTACGACCTCTGCCCTCTACCCCAGACAACCCCCATCATGTCCCGGCTTCTTTCTCCCCCAAGCTGAGGTACAACAAGCCACTGCCACCCACTCCGGATCTGCCCCAACATCCTGGTTCCTCAGCCAGCAGCCCAAGGATCTACAAGCCTCTGCCCCCCCTCCCTATCCTAGAGCCACCCTCTGAAGCACCCCCACTGCCCCCCAAGACCAGGGGGAGGAGCATGAGCACTCTGGGAGGACTCCTCCAGCCAAGTCAGCCCAGCCCAAAGCCGGTTCATCAGGAGTGGACGGTGCCCAGCCCACATTCTGCAGAAAGGACCTCCTGGCCCCCCGCCACCAGCAGGACCACGGAAGCTTTGGTCCCCTCAGGTTGGACTAAGAGTGAGGCGGCCTCTGTTCTGGCCTTCAGCAACATGACAAACCTGATGATGccatcctccccctccaccccctggaCTCAGGCTGAACCAGGTTCCTCTGAAGAATCAGAGACCCACGCCCATGGTAGCCCGAGGAAGACGACCACTCAGAAGTCAGCCAACAGCCTGAGGAGGTCGGAAATGGGCCGAGCAAGGCCTGAGGACAGACCCAGTCATCCCCAACTGGAGAAGTCATCCAGCTGGCCCCACCGGCGGGACCCGGGGAGAGCACGTGATGCCAGCACCAGTGGGCAGAGCAGTGTTCCCAGTGAGGGAGCCAATAAGCAAAAGAGCTGGAACCGACAGGGCCTGCGTAGACCTTCCATCCTGCCTGAAGGCATGACGG ATGCCAAGAGTTTCATCATGGAAAAATCTCCCAGTGCTGCAGACACCATTGTTTTCCG GGAGAAGAAACCGAAGGAGATGAAGGCTGGTTTTGCCAGACGCTGCTCGAAGCTCATCAACTCTT CCCAGTTGCTCTACCAGGAGTACAGCGACGAAGCTCTGAACAAGGAGATTCAGAGCCAGCAGAGGCTGGACAGTATAGCAGAAGAGCCTGGGCCTGCCTCGCCTCGACAGCCCCGCAAGGGCCTGGTCTCATCTGAGTCTTACCTGCAGCGTCTCTCCATGGTCTCCAGCGCCTCCCTCTGGCAGGAAATCCCCTTAGTGCGCAATAGTGCCGTGCTGCTCTCCATGACCCACTCAGATCAGAAGCTGCAGGAG GCCAAATTCGAGCTGATTGTGTCTGAGGCCTCATACCTACGCAGCCTCCATATAGCTGTGGACCACTTCCAACACTCCTCCCAGCTCCGGGCCACCCTCTCCAATCAGGAGCACCAGTGGCTCTTTTCTCGTCTGCAGGACGTGCGAGAAGTCAGCACCAC GTTCCTTTCAGACCTGGAGGAGAACTTCGAGAACAACATCTTCACTTTCCAAGTGTGTGATGTCGTCTTGCACCACGCCCCCCACTTCCGACGCGTCTACCTTCCATATGTCACCAACCAGACCTACCAGGAGCGCACCTTCCAGAACCTTCT GAGTAACAACAGCAGTTTCCGAGAGGTCTTGGAGAAACTCGAGAGTGACCCCGTGTGCCAACGCCTTTCCCTCAAGTCCTTCCTGATTCTGCCCTTCCAGCGCATTACCCGCCTGAAACTGCTGCTCCAG AACATTCTCAAGAGGACACAGCCTGGCTCCTCAGAAGAAGCAGAGGCCACTAAGGCACATCACGCCCTGGAAGAG CTGATCCGAGATTGTAACAGCAGTGTCCAGAAAATGCACCGGACTGAGGAGCTCATCCACCTGAGCCAGAAGATTGAGTTTGAGTGCAAA ATATTCCCGCTCATTTCTCAGTCACGCTGGCTGGTGAAGAGTGGAGAGTTGATGGCCCTTGAGTTCATTGTCTCCCCAGGGCTTCGAAGGAAGCTGAACACACGCCCCATCCACCTGCATCTCTTCAATGACTGTCTGCTGCTGTCTCGGCCACGAGA GGGAAGCCGATTCCTGGTATTTGACCACGCTCCCTTCTCGTCCATCCGGGGCGAAAAGTGTGAAATGAAGCTGCACGGGCATCACAAAAATCTCTTCCGCCTTTTCCTGCTGCACAACACACAAGGCACCCAGTCCGAGTTCCTCTTCAGCACCGAGACTCA aagtgAGAAGCTTCGCTGGCTCTCAGCTCTGGCCACACCAAGAGAAGAATTGGACCTTCTAGAATGCTACG ACTCCCCTCAAGTCCAGTGCCTTCGAGCCTACAAACCCCGGGAGAACGACGAGTTGGCACTGGAGAAGGCTGATGTCGTGATGGTGACCCAGCAAAGCAGTGATG GTTGGCTGGAAGGCATGAGGCTCTCTGATGGGGAGCGAGGCTGGTTCCCTGTACAGCAAGTAGAGTTCATTTCCAACCCAGAAGTCTGTGTGCGGAATCTGAAGGAAGCCCAGCGTGTCAAAACCGCCAAACTGCAGCTGGTAGAGCAGCAGACCTAG